CTTTCAGAGAGATGGGAATCAATGACAACCAAGTCGACCGGCAGTTGACACCTCTGTTAAGCTTCTCTGGAGACTTGGTCCAACCAATCGGCAGTGTcagactgccaattacatttggCACGGCGCCGAAAAAAGCAACAACGTACGATCTGTTCCTCATCGTCGACTGCCCGACGGCATACAACGTTATCGTTGGCCGAACGGCACTGACGAGGATCAAGGCGCATCTTTCGCCCCACATGCTGTTGATGAAGTTCCCTACCCCGAACGGCACGGGGGCAATCCGGGGAAATCAATTCAGCGCGCGGACTTGCTACGCTACGGCGCTCAAGGCAACCTCGTTCATACTCCCCAACGAGACCATGACGGTGCAGGGTTTACCGAACGGTACTGGACCGGTTGACGACCCTAGAGATGAATCTCCCACCCCTCACACACAACCTGCCGAAGAATTGGAAACCATAACCTTGAGCGATGAACAGCCCGACCGACAGGTTAGGATCGGCACTAGACTCACTGCGAACCTCCGAACGCAATTCATAGACTTCTTGCGGCATCATTCGGAAGTTTTCGCATGGTCTTACGAGGACATGCCCGGCATCGCCCCGGACGTGATTAGCCATAAACTCACCATCTCCTCCGCCTATAAGCCCGTAAGGCAGAAGCGCCGATCATACGATGCCGAACGGTATGAGGCGATGCGCACGGAAGTCGAGaaacttcaaaccatcggTTTCATCCGGGAAGCAACGTATCCGGTATGGCTTGCCAACTCCGTCATGGTAAGAAAGTCCACGGGCGGGTGGCGGatgtgccaagactatacCGACCTCAACAAGGCCTGCCCGAAGGATAGCTTTCCGTTACCACGGATAGACCAGCTCGTGGATGCCACTGCCGGCCACGAACTGCTGAGCTTTATGGAtgcctactccggctataaccagatattcatgcaccctccCGACAGCGAACATACCGCATTCATAACGGACAAAGGGTTGTACTGTTataatgtcatgccgttcggtcTGAAGAACGCAGGGGCAACTTATCAAAGGCTCgtcaacaaaatcttcgccggttacatcggcaacatcatggaggtttatgttgacgacatgttggtaaaaagcagAACCGCCGAAGATCACCTGCAGAACTTATCGATCATGTTCGGCATACTCAAAGAGTACAGGATGAGGCTGAACCCGAAGAAATGCGCCTTCGGTGTATCTTCCGGGAAATTCCTCGGATTCATGATCAGTCAGAGGGGGATTGAGGCGAATCCCGAGAAAATAAAGGCAATCATCGATATGGAGAGGCCGAAGACGACGAAGGACATTCAGAGCCTTACCGGACGCGTGGCCGCCCTGACCCGCTTCATATCGAAGGCTACCGATAAATGTGTACCGttcttcaaagccttgaaaggGGGCAAACGGGATATCACATGGACTGCCGAATGCGATAACGCATTTCAAGCCCTGaagaactacatgagcaaagCCCCCCTTTTGTCAAAACCGCTGCCTGGGGAAATTCTCTACCTCTACCTCTCGGTATCCGGAACTGCCGTCAGCTCGGTACTAATTCGGAAACCAGAGAAGGCAGAATTACCAATCTTCTATGTCAGCAAGGCACTCCAGAGTGCGGAACTTCGGTATCCACCATTAGAGCAGCTGGCTCTGGCCCTTGTTGTCTCGGCACGAAGACTTCGGCCATACTTCCAAGCACACGGGATCAAAGTCCTGACCAACCAACCCCTCCGGCAAGTTCTCCAGAAACCAGAAATTTCGGGCCGattgatcaaatgggcgatcgAACTTGGGGAATTCGACATACAGTTCGTTCCGAGGCCCGCGGAGAAGGGCCAGGCTGTTGCCGATTTTATCTCCGAGCTTACCCCAGCGACAGTACAACCGACATCTGAGGCAATTACCGAGACCATCTTGCCGGATCAACCAGGCGCCGAACGCCTCGACACATCAACTCCCGTCTGGGGTTTGCACGTCGATGGCTCGGCAAACCAGCAAGGATGCGGAGCGGGCTTGGTGCTGACAACACCGGACGGACTCAAAATCGAGTACGCCCTCCGATTCGACTTCCGGACATCCAACAATGAAGCGGAATACGAAGCCCTCTTGGCCGGCCTTCGGTTAGCCAAGAGCATGAATGCAAAGCAAATCCGAATTCACAGCGACTCCCAGCTCATTGTGAACCAGGTAACGGCAGACTTCGCCGCCAAGGATGCCTCCATGTACGCCTACCTTTCAACCGCCCATCAGCTACTCCGAAGTTTCCAAGCATACGAGATTAAACAGATCCCCAGAGGCGAAAACAGCCATGCCGATGCTTTGGCAAGACTCGCTTCGGCGATAAACGACAAAGTCGGAAGAAAGGTACCAGTGGAGATCCTTGCCCAACCGAGCACGGTAACCTCCGAAGCGTGTGCCGTACGGTATGAGGATACATGGATGTCTCCCATCTACTTATACCTGACGAACGGCACCCTTCCTGAGGATAAAGCCCAGGCCCGGAAGCTGAGATACCGATCAGCAAGATACACAGTTATCAACGATGTACTCTACAAGCGCG
The window above is part of the Prunus dulcis chromosome 1, ALMONDv2, whole genome shotgun sequence genome. Proteins encoded here:
- the LOC117619376 gene encoding uncharacterized protein LOC117619376 — translated: MISTISGGPTVAGTSHRSMKQYVRAAQFPQVLGIEMNRFQETPKVRWEPITFCQEEEEGILYPHDDPMIIRAEIADYDVGRVLIDTGSSVSVIFAEAFREMGINDNQVDRQLTPLLSFSGDLVQPIGSVRLPITFGTAPKKATTYDLFLIVDCPTAYNVIVGRTALTRIKAHLSPHMLLMKFPTPNGTGAIRGNQFSARTCYATALKATSFILPNETMTVQGLPNGTGPVDDPRDESPTPHTQPAEELETITLSDEQPDRQVRIGTRLTANLRTQFIDFLRHHSEVFAWSYEDMPGIAPDVISHKLTISSAYKPVRQKRRSYDAERYEAMRTEVEKLQTIGFIREATYPVWLANSVMVRKSTGGWRMCQDYTDLNKACPKDSFPLPRIDQLVDATAGHELLSFMDAYSGYNQIFMHPPDSEHTAFITDKGTAEDHLQNLSIMFGILKEYRMRLNPKKCAFGVSSGKFLGFMISQRGIEANPEKIKAIIDMERPKTTKDIQSLTGRVAALTRFISKATDKCVPFFKALKGGKRDITWTAECDNAFQALKNYMSKAPLLSKPLPGEILYLYLSVSGTAVSSVLIRKPEKAELPIFYVSKALQSAELRYPPLEQLALALVVSARRLRPYFQAHGIKVLTNQPLRQVLQKPEISGRLIKWAIELGEFDIQFVPRPAEKGQAVADFISELTPATVQPTSEAITETILPDQPGAERLDTSTPVWGLHVDGSANQQGCGAGLVLTTPDGLKIEYALRFDFRTSNNEAEYEALLAGLRLAKSMNAKQIRIHSDSQLIVNQVTADFAAKDASMYAYLSTAHQLLRSFQAYEIKQIPRGENSHADALARLASAINDKVGRKVPVEILAQPSTVTSEACAVRYEDTWMSPIYLYLTNGTLPEDKAQARKLRYRSARYTVINDVLYKRGYTTPYLKCLTAEQGEYILREIHSGVCGDHSGSRSLAYKAFRQGYFWPTMHQDANSLVKRCDKCQRFGNVPHIPAEPLTPIVSPWPFAQWGLDLIGPMPQGKGQLDKAKGTWPEKLPEALWAIRTSYRTSTGETPFSMAFGSEAVVPVEIGEPSYRTESFAPKENEEAMSLSLDLLEEHRAQANLRNEAYKQRVSRYYDSRVRPRSFRIGGWVMRKVSLATKDTTEGTLGPSWEGPYEVIGILRSGTYRLRGSNGKALGHPWDVEHLKYYYK